The following are encoded together in the Odocoileus virginianus isolate 20LAN1187 ecotype Illinois chromosome 28, Ovbor_1.2, whole genome shotgun sequence genome:
- the CDC42BPG gene encoding serine/threonine-protein kinase MRCK gamma isoform X2: MERRLRALERLARGEAGGGPGLDGLLDLLLGLHHELSSAPLRRERNVAQFLSWVSPFVAKVKELRLQRDDFEILKVIGRGAFGEVAVVRQRDSGQIFAMKMLHKWEMLKRAETACFREERDVLVKGDSRWVTALHYAFQDEEYLYLVMDYYAGGDLLTLLSRFEDRLPPELAQFYLAEMVLAIHSLHQLGYVHRDVKPDNILLDMNGHIRLADFGSCLRLNNSGMVDSSVAVGTPDYISPEILQAMEEGKGHYGPQCDWWSLGVCAYELLFGETPFYAESLVETYGKIMNHEDHLQFPPDVPDVPASARDLIRQLLCRQEERLGRGGLDDFRNHPFFEGVDWERLATCTAPYIPELRGPMDTSNFDVDDDTLNHPGTLPPPSHGTFLGHHLPFVGFTYTSGSPGPESSSEQLAPLERKLRCLEQEKLELSRKLQEALQTPSDHRELEQLRKEVQALQDRLSGTLGDSKADGCPTGSPSHDSDLRQERNQLLQELAEARAGQQAQARELREAKGRQEELLRKLQEAQEREAAMASQTQALNSQLEEARDAQSQLQAQVAALKRDVTQLQRQREQSPEKASPQVKLTVHTTSETNGTGSPEGGGPQETQLKQEVAALRAQLEQARGQGPSGKEEALCRLQEENRRLSQEQERLMEELEREQQSKQRLEGEQRETESNWEAQIADILSWVNDEKVSRGYLQALATKMAEELESLRNVGTQTLPSRPLDHQWKARRLQKMEASARLELQSALEAEIRAKQGLQERLTQAQEAQLRAESRLQEAEKRHQALQQELAVLREELRARGPADTKPSNSLIPFLSFRSSEDSAKDAGTSGEVPELRPEGRRSLRLGAVFPRTPAATTPPAESPPVKPGSHALRPRSFPSPTKCLRCTSLMLGLGRQGLGCDVCGYFCHPTCAPQAPPCPVPPDLLHTALGVHPETGTGTAYEGFLSVPRPSGVRRGWQRVFAALSDSRLLLFDAPDPKLSPASGALLQALDLRDPQFSAAPVLAPDVIHAQSKDLPRIFRAPAETSLPLGVRLSRLAWVTASQLTVPPAMCTVLLLADSEGERERWLQVLGELQRLLLDARPRPRPVYTLKEAYDNGLPLLPHALCAAVVDQERLALGTEEGLFVIHLHSNDIFQVGECRRVQRLAVSPAAGLLVALCGRGPSVRLFALAELENVEAAGTKIPESRGCQALAAGRILQARTPVLCVAVKRQVLCYQLGPGPGPWQRRIRELQAPAPVQSLGLLGDRLCVGAAGTFALYPLLNEAAPLALGAGLVPEELPPSRGGLGEALGAVELSLSEFLLLFTTAGVYVDSAGRKSRMQELLWPAAPTGWGYAAPYLTVFSENAIDVFDVRRAEWVQTVPLKKVRPLNPEGSLFLFGTEKVRLTYLRNPLAEKDEFDIPNLTDNSRRQLFRTKSKRRFFFRVSEEGLQQQRREMLKDPFVRSKLISTPTNFNHLVHVGPADGRPSARDLPPVAAEEKGRGARGSGPQRPHSFSEASRRPASMGSDGLAKDADPSKDSLTASATSASLPHVFTPFGRFKSDPGFSSPRSSCSWSSEEEALDFSVQRICVLPPGISEPCGFPDTGLRTTPEPPPSP, encoded by the exons ATGGAGCGGCGGTTGCGCGCGCTGGAGCGGCTGGCGCGGGGCGAGGCCGGCGGCGGCCCGGGGCTCGACGGCCTCCTGGATCTGCTGCTGGGGCTGCACCACGAGCTCAGCAGCGCCCCCCTGCGGCGGGAGCGCAATGTGGCGCAGTTCCTGAGCTGGG TCAGTCCCTTCGTAGCGAAGGTGAAAGAGCTGCGGCTGCAGAGAGATGACTTTGAGATCTTGAAGGTGATCGGCCGAGGGGCCTTCGGGGAG GTTGCTGTGGTGAGGCAGAGGGACAGTGGGCAGATTTTTGCCATGAAAATGCTGCACAAGTGGGAGATGCTGAAGCGGGCTGAG ACGGCCTGTTTCCGGGAGGAGCGGGATGTTCTGGTGAAGGGGGACAGCCGCTGGGTGACCGCTCTGCATTATGCTTTCCAAGATGAGGAGTATCTG TACCTGGTGATGGATTACTACGCTGGAGGGGACCTCCTTACTCTGCTGAGCCGCTTTGAAGACCGCCTCCCGCCTGAGCTGGCGCAGTTCTACCTGGCTGAGATGGTGCTGGCCATCCACTCGCTGCATCAGTTGGGCTACGTCCACAG ggatgTCAAGCCAGACAATATCCTGCTGGACATGAACGGGCACATCCGCTTGGCCGACTTTGGCTCCTGCCTACGTCTCAACAACAGTGGCATG GTGGACTCATCGGTGGCAGTGGGGACACCCGACTACATCTCCCCTGAGATCCTGCAGGccatggaggagggcaagggTCACTACGGCCCACAGTGCGACTGGTGGTCCCTGGGGGTCTGTGCCTATGAGTTGCTCTTCGGGGAGACGCCCTTCTATGCTGAATCTCTGGTGGAAACATACGGCAAGATCATGAACCACGAG GACCACCTGCAGTTCCCCCCAGACGTGCCCGATGTGCCGGCCAGTGCCCGAGACCTGATCCGCCAGCTGCTGTGCCGCCAGGAGGAGCGTCTGGGCCGCGGAGGGCTGGACGACTTCCGGAACCACCCCTTCTTTGAAGGCGTGGACTGGGAGAGGCTGGCGACCTGCACTGCCCCGTACATCCCTGAGCTTCGCGGACCCATGGACACCTCCAACTTCGATGTGGATGACGACACCCTCAACCATCCA GGAACCCTGCCGCCACCCTCCCACGGGACTTTCTTAGGCCACCACCTGCCATTCGTGGGCTTCACCTACACCTCAGGCAG TCCCGGCCCCGAGAGCAGCTCTGAGCAGTTGGCTCCCCTAGAGCGGAAGCTCCGCTGTCTGGAGCAGGAGAAGCTGGAGCTGAGCCGGAAGCTCCAAG AGGCTCTGCAGACCCCCTCGGACCATCGGGAGCTGGAGCAGCTGCGGAAGGAAGTGCAGGCTCTGCAGGACAGGCTGTCAG GGACGCTGGGGGACAGCAAGGCGGACGGGTGTCCGACTGGCAGCCCAAGCCACGACAGTGACCTGCGGCAGGAGAGAAATCAGCTCCTCCAG GAGCTGGCTGAGGCTCGGGCGGGGCAGCAGGCACAGGCACGGGAGCTTCGAGAGGCCAAGGGGCGGCAGGAGGAGCTGCTCCGGAAgctgcaggaggcccaggagagAGAGGCAGCCATGGCCAGCCAGACCCAAGCCCTGAACTCCCAGCTGGAGGAAGCCCGCGATGCCCAGAGCCAG CTGCAAGCTCAGGTGGCCGCCCTGAAGCGAGATGTGACTCAGCTCCAGAGACAGCGGGAACAAAGCCCGGAGAAGGCGTCTCCCCAGGTCAAGTTG ACCGTCCACACCACCTCTGAGACCAATGGCACGGGATCGCCTGAGGGTGGCGGGCCCCaggagacacagctgaagcaggAGGTGGCTGCGCTGCGTGCACAGCTGGAGCAGGCCCGTGGCCAGGG GCCGAGCGGCAAGGAGGAGGCGCTGTGCCGGCTGCAGGAGGAGAACCGGCGGCTGAGCCAAGAGCAGGAGCGG cTCATGGAAGAGCTGGAGCGGGAACAGCAGAGCAAGCAGAGGCTGGAAGGTGAGCAGCGGGAGACGGAGAGCAACTGGGAGGCCCAGATTGCGGACATCCTCAGCTG GGTGAATGATGAGAAGGTGTCAAGAGGCTACCTGCAGGCACTGGCCACCAAGATGGCTGAGGAACTGGAATCCTTGCGGAACGTGGGCACCCAGACTCTCCCTTCCCGGCCGCTG GACCACCAGTGGAAGGCACGGAGGCTGCAGAAGATGGAGGCGTCAGCCAGGCTGGAGCTGCAGTCAGCGCTGGAGGCCGAGATCCGGGCCAAGCAAGGCCTGCAGGAGCGGCTGACGCAGGCACAGGAGGCCCAGCTGCGGGCTGAGAG CCGTCTGCAGGAGGCCGAGAAGAGGCACCAGGCCTTGCAGCAGGAGCTGGCTGTGCTGCGGGAGGAGCTGCGGGCGCGTGGGCCAGCGG ACACCAAGCCTTCAAACTCCCTGATTCCCTTCCTGTCCTTCCGGAGCTCAGAG GATTCCGCCAAAGATGCGGGCACCTCCGGAGAGGTGCCGGAGCTGAGGCCAGAGGGCCGCCGCAGCCTGCGGCTGGGG GCCGTGTTCCCCAGGACGCCTGCTGCCACCACACCCCCTGCAGAAAGTCCCCCTGTAAAG CCCGGCTCACACGCGCTGCGTCCCCGAAGCTTCCCATCCCCCACCAAGTGTCTCCGCTGCACCTCGCTGATGCTGGGCCTGGGCCGCCAGGGCCTGGGCTGTGACG TCTGCGGCTACTTCTGTCACCCGACTTGTGCCCCACAGGCCCCCCCCTGCCCTGTGCCCCCTGACCTCCTCCACACAGCCCTGGGAGTGCACCCCGAAACGGGCACGGGCACCGCCTACGAGGGCTTCCTGTCG GTGCCACGGCCCTCGGGTGTCCGGCGGGGCTGGCAGCGGGTGTTCGCCGCCCTCAGCGACTCGCGCCTGCTGCTTTTTGATGCCCCAGACCCGAAGCTCAGCCCAGCCAGCGGGGCCCTCCTGCAGGCTCTGGATCTGAG GGACCCCCAGTTCTCAGCTGCCCCTGTCCTGGCCCCTGATGTTATCCACGCCCAATCCAAGGACCTGCCTCGCATCTTTAGG GCTCCAGCAGAAACGTCTCTTCCCCTGGGAGTTCGTCTCTCACGCTTAGCCTGG GTGACGGCCTCCCAGCTGACCGTGCCGCCCGCCATGTGCACCGTGCTGCTGCTGGCGGACAGCGAGGGCGAGCGGGAGCGCTGGCTGCAGGTGCTGGGTGAGCTGCAGCGGCTGCTGCTGGACGCGCGGCCGCGGCCCCGGCCTGTGTACACCCTGAAGGAGGCCTACGACAACGGGCTGCCACTGCTGCCCCACGCACTCTGCGCCGCCGTCGTCG aCCAGGAACGGCTTGCTCTGGGCACCGAGGAAGGGCTGTTTGTGATCCACCTGCACAGTAACG ACATCTTCCAGGTGGGCGAGTGCCGGCGAGTGCAGCGGCTGGCCGTGAGCCCTGCTGCGGGCCTTCTGGTCGCACTGTGTGGCCGAGGCCCCAGCGTGCGCCTCTTTGCCCTGGCAGAGCTGGAGAACGTGGAGGCGGCCGGCACCAAGATCCCCGAGTCACGAGGCTGCCAGGCCCTGGCGGCCGGGCGCATCCTGCAGGCCCGCACCCCCGTGCTCTGCGTTGCGGTCAAGCGCCAGGTGCTCTGCTACCAGCTGGGCCCAGGCCCGGGGCCCTGGCAGCGCCGCATCCGTGAGCTGCAGGCACCAGCACCCGTGCAGAGCCTGGGGCTGCTGGGCGATCGGCTGTGCGTGGGCGCGGCTGGCACCTTCGCCCTCTACCCGCTGCTCAACGAGGCAGCGCCCTTGGCGCTGGGGGCCGGTCTTGTGCCTGAGGAGCTGCCCCCGTCCCGCGGGGGCCTGGGTGAGGCCCTGGGCGCCGTGGAGCTCAGCCTCAGTGAGTTCCTGCTGCTCTTCACCACCGCCGGGGTCTACGTGGACAGCGCTGGCCGCAAGTCTCGCATGCAAGAGCTGCTGTGGCCAGCAGCACCCACGGGCTGGG GTTATGCAGCCCCCTACCTGACAGTGTTCAGCGAGAATGCCATCGATGTGTTCGATGTGAGGAGGGCAGAATGGGTCCAGACCGTGCCACTCAAGAAG GTGCGACCCCTGAACCCAGAGGGCTCCCTGTTCCTCTTTGGTACCGAGAAGGTCCGCCTGACCTACCTCCGGAACCCGCTGGCAG AGAAGGACGAGTTCGACATCCCCAACCTCACGGACAACAGCCGGCGCCAGCTCTTCCGCACCAAGAGCAAGCGACGCTTCTTCTTCCGCGTGTCGGAGGAGGGGCTGCAGCAGCAGCGCAG ggagatgctgaaggacccTTTCGTGCGCTCCAAGCTCATCTCAACGCCCACCAACTTCAACCACCTGGTGCACGTGGGCCCTGCAGACGGGAGACCCAGCGCCAGGGACCTGCCCCCAGTG GCTGCGGAAGAGAAGGGACGAGGTGCCCGCGGCTCTGGCCCGCAGCGGCCCCACAGCTTCTCCGAGGCCTCGCGGCGCCCAGCCTCCATGGGCAGTGACGGCCTCGCTAAAGACGCAGACCCCAGTAAGGACAGCCTCACCGCCTCCGCTACCTCTGCGTCCCTCCCCCATGTTTTCACCCCCTTTGGACGCTTCAAATCTGACCCTGGATTTTCGTCCCCTCGCTCATCCTGCTCCTGGAGCAGTGAAGAGGAAGCCTTGGACTTCTCTGTCCAGCGAATCTGTGTCCTGCCCCCAGGGATCTCTGAGCCCTGCGGTTTCCCTGATACAG GTCTCAGAACGACCCCGgagcctccccccagcccctga
- the CDC42BPG gene encoding serine/threonine-protein kinase MRCK gamma isoform X3 — MERRLRALERLARGEAGGGPGLDGLLDLLLGLHHELSSAPLRRERNVAQFLSWVSPFVAKVKELRLQRDDFEILKVIGRGAFGEVAVVRQRDSGQIFAMKMLHKWEMLKRAETACFREERDVLVKGDSRWVTALHYAFQDEEYLYLVMDYYAGGDLLTLLSRFEDRLPPELAQFYLAEMVLAIHSLHQLGYVHRDVKPDNILLDMNGHIRLADFGSCLRLNNSGMVDSSVAVGTPDYISPEILQAMEEGKGHYGPQCDWWSLGVCAYELLFGETPFYAESLVETYGKIMNHEDHLQFPPDVPDVPASARDLIRQLLCRQEERLGRGGLDDFRNHPFFEGVDWERLATCTAPYIPELRGPMDTSNFDVDDDTLNHPGTLPPPSHGTFLGHHLPFVGFTYTSGSPGPESSSEQLAPLERKLRCLEQEKLELSRKLQEALQTPSDHRELEQLRKEVQALQDRLSGTLGDSKADGCPTGSPSHDSDLRQERNQLLQELAEARAGQQAQARELREAKGRQEELLRKLQEAQEREAAMASQTQALNSQLEEARDAQSQLQAQVAALKRDVTQLQRQREQSPEKASPQVKLTVHTTSETNGTGSPEGGGPQETQLKQEVAALRAQLEQARGQGPSGKEEALCRLQEENRRLSQEQERLMEELEREQQSKQRLEGEQRETESNWEAQIADILSWVNDEKVSRGYLQALATKMAEELESLRNVGTQTLPSRPLDHQWKARRLQKMEASARLELQSALEAEIRAKQGLQERLTQAQEAQLRAESRLQEAEKRHQALQQELAVLREELRARGPADTKPSNSLIPFLSFRSSEKDSAKDAGTSGEVPELRPEGRRSLRLGAVFPRTPAATTPPAESPPVKPGSHALRPRSFPSPTKCLRCTSLMLGLGRQGLGCDVCGYFCHPTCAPQAPPCPVPPDLLHTALGVHPETGTGTAYEGFLSVPRPSGVRRGWQRVFAALSDSRLLLFDAPDPKLSPASGALLQALDLRDPQFSAAPVLAPDVIHAQSKDLPRIFRVTASQLTVPPAMCTVLLLADSEGERERWLQVLGELQRLLLDARPRPRPVYTLKEAYDNGLPLLPHALCAAVVDQERLALGTEEGLFVIHLHSNDIFQVGECRRVQRLAVSPAAGLLVALCGRGPSVRLFALAELENVEAAGTKIPESRGCQALAAGRILQARTPVLCVAVKRQVLCYQLGPGPGPWQRRIRELQAPAPVQSLGLLGDRLCVGAAGTFALYPLLNEAAPLALGAGLVPEELPPSRGGLGEALGAVELSLSEFLLLFTTAGVYVDSAGRKSRMQELLWPAAPTGWGYAAPYLTVFSENAIDVFDVRRAEWVQTVPLKKVRPLNPEGSLFLFGTEKVRLTYLRNPLAEKDEFDIPNLTDNSRRQLFRTKSKRRFFFRVSEEGLQQQRREMLKDPFVRSKLISTPTNFNHLVHVGPADGRPSARDLPPVAAEEKGRGARGSGPQRPHSFSEASRRPASMGSDGLAKDADPSKDSLTASATSASLPHVFTPFGRFKSDPGFSSPRSSCSWSSEEEALDFSVQRICVLPPGISEPCGFPDTGLRTTPEPPPSP, encoded by the exons ATGGAGCGGCGGTTGCGCGCGCTGGAGCGGCTGGCGCGGGGCGAGGCCGGCGGCGGCCCGGGGCTCGACGGCCTCCTGGATCTGCTGCTGGGGCTGCACCACGAGCTCAGCAGCGCCCCCCTGCGGCGGGAGCGCAATGTGGCGCAGTTCCTGAGCTGGG TCAGTCCCTTCGTAGCGAAGGTGAAAGAGCTGCGGCTGCAGAGAGATGACTTTGAGATCTTGAAGGTGATCGGCCGAGGGGCCTTCGGGGAG GTTGCTGTGGTGAGGCAGAGGGACAGTGGGCAGATTTTTGCCATGAAAATGCTGCACAAGTGGGAGATGCTGAAGCGGGCTGAG ACGGCCTGTTTCCGGGAGGAGCGGGATGTTCTGGTGAAGGGGGACAGCCGCTGGGTGACCGCTCTGCATTATGCTTTCCAAGATGAGGAGTATCTG TACCTGGTGATGGATTACTACGCTGGAGGGGACCTCCTTACTCTGCTGAGCCGCTTTGAAGACCGCCTCCCGCCTGAGCTGGCGCAGTTCTACCTGGCTGAGATGGTGCTGGCCATCCACTCGCTGCATCAGTTGGGCTACGTCCACAG ggatgTCAAGCCAGACAATATCCTGCTGGACATGAACGGGCACATCCGCTTGGCCGACTTTGGCTCCTGCCTACGTCTCAACAACAGTGGCATG GTGGACTCATCGGTGGCAGTGGGGACACCCGACTACATCTCCCCTGAGATCCTGCAGGccatggaggagggcaagggTCACTACGGCCCACAGTGCGACTGGTGGTCCCTGGGGGTCTGTGCCTATGAGTTGCTCTTCGGGGAGACGCCCTTCTATGCTGAATCTCTGGTGGAAACATACGGCAAGATCATGAACCACGAG GACCACCTGCAGTTCCCCCCAGACGTGCCCGATGTGCCGGCCAGTGCCCGAGACCTGATCCGCCAGCTGCTGTGCCGCCAGGAGGAGCGTCTGGGCCGCGGAGGGCTGGACGACTTCCGGAACCACCCCTTCTTTGAAGGCGTGGACTGGGAGAGGCTGGCGACCTGCACTGCCCCGTACATCCCTGAGCTTCGCGGACCCATGGACACCTCCAACTTCGATGTGGATGACGACACCCTCAACCATCCA GGAACCCTGCCGCCACCCTCCCACGGGACTTTCTTAGGCCACCACCTGCCATTCGTGGGCTTCACCTACACCTCAGGCAG TCCCGGCCCCGAGAGCAGCTCTGAGCAGTTGGCTCCCCTAGAGCGGAAGCTCCGCTGTCTGGAGCAGGAGAAGCTGGAGCTGAGCCGGAAGCTCCAAG AGGCTCTGCAGACCCCCTCGGACCATCGGGAGCTGGAGCAGCTGCGGAAGGAAGTGCAGGCTCTGCAGGACAGGCTGTCAG GGACGCTGGGGGACAGCAAGGCGGACGGGTGTCCGACTGGCAGCCCAAGCCACGACAGTGACCTGCGGCAGGAGAGAAATCAGCTCCTCCAG GAGCTGGCTGAGGCTCGGGCGGGGCAGCAGGCACAGGCACGGGAGCTTCGAGAGGCCAAGGGGCGGCAGGAGGAGCTGCTCCGGAAgctgcaggaggcccaggagagAGAGGCAGCCATGGCCAGCCAGACCCAAGCCCTGAACTCCCAGCTGGAGGAAGCCCGCGATGCCCAGAGCCAG CTGCAAGCTCAGGTGGCCGCCCTGAAGCGAGATGTGACTCAGCTCCAGAGACAGCGGGAACAAAGCCCGGAGAAGGCGTCTCCCCAGGTCAAGTTG ACCGTCCACACCACCTCTGAGACCAATGGCACGGGATCGCCTGAGGGTGGCGGGCCCCaggagacacagctgaagcaggAGGTGGCTGCGCTGCGTGCACAGCTGGAGCAGGCCCGTGGCCAGGG GCCGAGCGGCAAGGAGGAGGCGCTGTGCCGGCTGCAGGAGGAGAACCGGCGGCTGAGCCAAGAGCAGGAGCGG cTCATGGAAGAGCTGGAGCGGGAACAGCAGAGCAAGCAGAGGCTGGAAGGTGAGCAGCGGGAGACGGAGAGCAACTGGGAGGCCCAGATTGCGGACATCCTCAGCTG GGTGAATGATGAGAAGGTGTCAAGAGGCTACCTGCAGGCACTGGCCACCAAGATGGCTGAGGAACTGGAATCCTTGCGGAACGTGGGCACCCAGACTCTCCCTTCCCGGCCGCTG GACCACCAGTGGAAGGCACGGAGGCTGCAGAAGATGGAGGCGTCAGCCAGGCTGGAGCTGCAGTCAGCGCTGGAGGCCGAGATCCGGGCCAAGCAAGGCCTGCAGGAGCGGCTGACGCAGGCACAGGAGGCCCAGCTGCGGGCTGAGAG CCGTCTGCAGGAGGCCGAGAAGAGGCACCAGGCCTTGCAGCAGGAGCTGGCTGTGCTGCGGGAGGAGCTGCGGGCGCGTGGGCCAGCGG ACACCAAGCCTTCAAACTCCCTGATTCCCTTCCTGTCCTTCCGGAGCTCAGAG AAGGATTCCGCCAAAGATGCGGGCACCTCCGGAGAGGTGCCGGAGCTGAGGCCAGAGGGCCGCCGCAGCCTGCGGCTGGGG GCCGTGTTCCCCAGGACGCCTGCTGCCACCACACCCCCTGCAGAAAGTCCCCCTGTAAAG CCCGGCTCACACGCGCTGCGTCCCCGAAGCTTCCCATCCCCCACCAAGTGTCTCCGCTGCACCTCGCTGATGCTGGGCCTGGGCCGCCAGGGCCTGGGCTGTGACG TCTGCGGCTACTTCTGTCACCCGACTTGTGCCCCACAGGCCCCCCCCTGCCCTGTGCCCCCTGACCTCCTCCACACAGCCCTGGGAGTGCACCCCGAAACGGGCACGGGCACCGCCTACGAGGGCTTCCTGTCG GTGCCACGGCCCTCGGGTGTCCGGCGGGGCTGGCAGCGGGTGTTCGCCGCCCTCAGCGACTCGCGCCTGCTGCTTTTTGATGCCCCAGACCCGAAGCTCAGCCCAGCCAGCGGGGCCCTCCTGCAGGCTCTGGATCTGAG GGACCCCCAGTTCTCAGCTGCCCCTGTCCTGGCCCCTGATGTTATCCACGCCCAATCCAAGGACCTGCCTCGCATCTTTAGG GTGACGGCCTCCCAGCTGACCGTGCCGCCCGCCATGTGCACCGTGCTGCTGCTGGCGGACAGCGAGGGCGAGCGGGAGCGCTGGCTGCAGGTGCTGGGTGAGCTGCAGCGGCTGCTGCTGGACGCGCGGCCGCGGCCCCGGCCTGTGTACACCCTGAAGGAGGCCTACGACAACGGGCTGCCACTGCTGCCCCACGCACTCTGCGCCGCCGTCGTCG aCCAGGAACGGCTTGCTCTGGGCACCGAGGAAGGGCTGTTTGTGATCCACCTGCACAGTAACG ACATCTTCCAGGTGGGCGAGTGCCGGCGAGTGCAGCGGCTGGCCGTGAGCCCTGCTGCGGGCCTTCTGGTCGCACTGTGTGGCCGAGGCCCCAGCGTGCGCCTCTTTGCCCTGGCAGAGCTGGAGAACGTGGAGGCGGCCGGCACCAAGATCCCCGAGTCACGAGGCTGCCAGGCCCTGGCGGCCGGGCGCATCCTGCAGGCCCGCACCCCCGTGCTCTGCGTTGCGGTCAAGCGCCAGGTGCTCTGCTACCAGCTGGGCCCAGGCCCGGGGCCCTGGCAGCGCCGCATCCGTGAGCTGCAGGCACCAGCACCCGTGCAGAGCCTGGGGCTGCTGGGCGATCGGCTGTGCGTGGGCGCGGCTGGCACCTTCGCCCTCTACCCGCTGCTCAACGAGGCAGCGCCCTTGGCGCTGGGGGCCGGTCTTGTGCCTGAGGAGCTGCCCCCGTCCCGCGGGGGCCTGGGTGAGGCCCTGGGCGCCGTGGAGCTCAGCCTCAGTGAGTTCCTGCTGCTCTTCACCACCGCCGGGGTCTACGTGGACAGCGCTGGCCGCAAGTCTCGCATGCAAGAGCTGCTGTGGCCAGCAGCACCCACGGGCTGGG GTTATGCAGCCCCCTACCTGACAGTGTTCAGCGAGAATGCCATCGATGTGTTCGATGTGAGGAGGGCAGAATGGGTCCAGACCGTGCCACTCAAGAAG GTGCGACCCCTGAACCCAGAGGGCTCCCTGTTCCTCTTTGGTACCGAGAAGGTCCGCCTGACCTACCTCCGGAACCCGCTGGCAG AGAAGGACGAGTTCGACATCCCCAACCTCACGGACAACAGCCGGCGCCAGCTCTTCCGCACCAAGAGCAAGCGACGCTTCTTCTTCCGCGTGTCGGAGGAGGGGCTGCAGCAGCAGCGCAG ggagatgctgaaggacccTTTCGTGCGCTCCAAGCTCATCTCAACGCCCACCAACTTCAACCACCTGGTGCACGTGGGCCCTGCAGACGGGAGACCCAGCGCCAGGGACCTGCCCCCAGTG GCTGCGGAAGAGAAGGGACGAGGTGCCCGCGGCTCTGGCCCGCAGCGGCCCCACAGCTTCTCCGAGGCCTCGCGGCGCCCAGCCTCCATGGGCAGTGACGGCCTCGCTAAAGACGCAGACCCCAGTAAGGACAGCCTCACCGCCTCCGCTACCTCTGCGTCCCTCCCCCATGTTTTCACCCCCTTTGGACGCTTCAAATCTGACCCTGGATTTTCGTCCCCTCGCTCATCCTGCTCCTGGAGCAGTGAAGAGGAAGCCTTGGACTTCTCTGTCCAGCGAATCTGTGTCCTGCCCCCAGGGATCTCTGAGCCCTGCGGTTTCCCTGATACAG GTCTCAGAACGACCCCGgagcctccccccagcccctga